The bacterium genome includes a region encoding these proteins:
- a CDS encoding tetratricopeptide repeat protein — translation MSVRRVLPGAVRACAVALLVLAQAACGAARNIPEEQPPQRRDVNYLAYYSYLQASRELREGRLPEAERLLKEAIAKDPGSAFLHVELAEVVSRLGRTDEALGLARKAVALDPTNVDAYLLLADLASAQRKKDEAIAVYRKVIELDAKREDAYLQLANLLADAGRKPEASEVLGRLVGQLPGSYLGYYQLGRLQSEGKEFEAAEGSLKKALVINPEFVAGEKYLGILYDHWGRPADALAAYRRLLEMNPHDTEIRLRVGEIHLQRREWAQALEQYQALLVFEPGNLLVRTKVGIVQLQQGALEEAAKTLLGVLAQEPGNTRVRSILALVYEEQGRLEDAARELHAVLDMEPDAVDDRMRLGIVYRRLKRHAEALAQFEKIVELAPKTAQAYVQIALTHDDAGDMAAAEKTVARGLEAVPGDGDLLFQKGVYLEKRKDIPAAVAAFREAIKADPRNANAYNYLGYLFAERGENLDEAVSLIQRAVDLAPDNGYYVDSLGWAYYQKGMLAEAMAQMERAASLVSDDPVILEHLGDVYSKAGRSAEAAEAWRKALAITPDNAALKRKIDDAK, via the coding sequence GCGGCGCCGCGCGCAACATCCCCGAGGAGCAGCCGCCGCAGCGCCGTGACGTGAACTACCTCGCCTACTACAGCTACCTGCAGGCCAGCCGCGAGCTGCGGGAGGGCCGGCTGCCCGAGGCCGAGCGCCTGTTGAAGGAGGCGATCGCCAAGGACCCCGGCTCCGCGTTCCTCCACGTCGAGCTGGCCGAGGTGGTCTCGCGGCTCGGCCGCACGGACGAGGCGCTGGGGCTGGCGCGCAAGGCGGTGGCCCTCGACCCCACCAACGTCGACGCCTACCTCCTCCTGGCCGACCTGGCGTCGGCGCAGCGCAAGAAGGACGAGGCGATCGCCGTGTACCGCAAGGTGATCGAGCTGGACGCCAAGCGCGAGGACGCGTACCTGCAGCTCGCGAACCTCCTGGCCGACGCCGGCCGCAAGCCCGAGGCCTCGGAGGTCCTCGGGCGTCTCGTCGGGCAGCTCCCCGGGAGCTACCTCGGCTACTACCAGCTCGGGCGGCTCCAGAGCGAGGGCAAGGAGTTCGAGGCCGCCGAGGGCAGCCTGAAGAAGGCGCTCGTGATCAACCCGGAGTTCGTCGCGGGGGAGAAGTACCTGGGCATTCTCTACGACCACTGGGGCCGGCCCGCGGACGCGCTTGCGGCATACCGCAGGCTGCTGGAGATGAATCCCCACGACACGGAGATCCGCCTGCGCGTCGGCGAGATCCACCTGCAGCGGCGCGAGTGGGCGCAGGCGCTCGAGCAGTACCAGGCGCTGCTGGTGTTCGAGCCGGGGAACCTGCTGGTGCGGACGAAGGTCGGCATCGTGCAGCTGCAGCAGGGCGCGCTCGAGGAGGCGGCGAAGACGCTGCTCGGGGTGCTCGCGCAGGAGCCCGGGAACACCCGGGTGCGCAGCATCCTCGCCCTCGTCTACGAGGAGCAGGGCCGGCTGGAGGACGCGGCGCGCGAGCTGCACGCCGTGCTGGACATGGAGCCGGACGCCGTCGACGACCGGATGCGCCTCGGCATCGTCTACCGCCGCCTCAAGCGCCACGCGGAGGCCCTGGCGCAGTTCGAGAAGATCGTCGAGCTGGCGCCGAAGACCGCGCAGGCCTACGTGCAGATCGCGCTGACGCACGATGACGCCGGCGACATGGCCGCCGCCGAGAAGACGGTCGCGCGCGGGCTCGAGGCGGTGCCCGGCGACGGCGATCTGCTCTTCCAGAAGGGGGTCTACCTCGAGAAGCGCAAGGACATCCCGGCGGCCGTGGCGGCCTTCCGCGAGGCGATCAAGGCCGACCCGCGCAACGCCAACGCGTACAACTACCTCGGCTACCTCTTCGCGGAGCGCGGCGAGAACCTCGACGAGGCGGTCTCGCTCATCCAGCGCGCGGTCGACCTGGCGCCGGACAACGGCTACTACGTCGACAGCCTCGGGTGGGCCTACTACCAGAAGGGGATGCTCGCCGAGGCGATGGCGCAGATGGAGCGGGCGGCCTCGCTGGTCAGCGACGACCCCGTGATCCTCGAGCACCTCGGGGACGTCTACTCGAAGGCGGGGCGGAGCGCGGAGGCGGCTGAGGCCTGGCGCAAGGCGCTTGCGATCACCCCGGACAACGCGGCGCTCAAGAGGAAGATCGACGATGCAAAGTAG